The genomic DNA GCGGCTTGGACCGGCTTTGACCGATTAGCGATTTTTTGACTGATTAGTGAAAAATTACTCAGTAGGAGGCCGACTAACGACTAGTCGGTGATTAATCGCCGAGTAATCGTGATTTTTTCAACACTAATCCTAGCATCTTTTCAAACCTTTTGACACATAATCCATCATCAATATTTTCTCATAGAACACCACTTAAGAAGATACCAAATGTAGGTCACTCGAATCGAATATGACCATTATACCCCTTTGAATATCTTTAAACCATTGCTTTCTTTGACCAATAATGACTATTATACCCTTTGAATATCTTTTAACTTGTGCCGTCTTTGATTTTGTCAAATTACtatatttttaacaagaaattgacacaatttaatttaatttaaactaCTACAATCACAAGATGCTTACGTCAGAATTCAACAGTGAAgcctaggggtgtgcatgggtcggtttgggtcggtttttactattaaccataaccataaccgctagttcggttatggagttttggtatccataaccataaccaaacttcggttatggttaatcggttatgaagtcggttatggttcggttttggttaatttcggttatgtaaccaagcaaggtttgaaataaatagggttgtgcacgatttgaacttagcttgagcctattttataagataacgaaGACTAAACTCTTTGGTTAAAATACCGATTTAGagttctttttaataaggtaattcttAAACAAAAACAATTATAGCCATAACAGCTtagttttttttatcaaaataaatgacatctacatcaagatccttttgttactaacatacctttatcttagtaaaaaccctctatatggttttgtaaaacacaaatctattatatgaagttaacatcacaactttggttcggtttcggttatattcggttaaccaaagcttcataaccataaccataaccgattgagcggttatacaaagtttcataaccataaccattggttatattggttatcggttattagtggttcggttatgtcggttatggttcggttatcggttatggtggttaatttgctcacccctagtgAAGCCCTTCAATTGGGTAAAATGGGCGGCAGCTGTAacagtgccaggcagctgcctggcactctcCTATTGGtccaacaaatttacgattttatcccgatttaaaattacgattttaccatcagttcaaatttatgttttcgcccccgcttaaaaataaatttacgtttttgctcccagctaaatatttcaattttgccctcggttaaaaattacgatttttacccgtttcaatttacagttttgccattagtgtttttttcccttaaaaatacgattttgccatcaggtcaaagttatgtttttgcccacgcttaaaaataaatttacgcttttgctcccggATAAAAATTCTAATTTTGCCAtcggctcaaaattacgattttgctccgtataaatttatactttcgccattagttttttttctcacaaccaggttacgattttgccctcaacttaaatttacattttgccATCGTTTTTGTTTTATTTCCTGTTGACATTACAAGTTTGCCCCCAGTGCAAAATTACAGTCGTGCCGGCAACTTCCTGGCACTCGCCTGTTGGTCCATTTAGTTTACGATTTATCcctgaattaaaattatgatttggccctcggttaaaaattacgtttttcccatcgttttagtttttttttaccaaaactataaatgttttttttaattgttttactCGATTTAATTTCTTCCCGTGTCAAGGAGTTGCCTAACactggctcattagtcctgagaaattacagttttgccctgagccaaaaaatacggtcttatcatcgtttttttaccctagcaaaattatagtagtctttttttaattggttgcGAATTATTCgaccatcgccccgcaacgcgggcggagCATCTACTAGTTTGCTACATTACATATATAATTCAcctgtctttttttttttttttttttttttttcatcttttaaCATCCGCAATTTAACCTCGAATAAAATACTATACAAATCTCATTTTTCATTTTTGAGGGTTACAAATAACTTATTTGTTCACTCcatatttaactatttattcaCTTATTTCATACTACCAATTAGTTATCTGCAAAAGCAATCATCAGGCTCGTTTGGCAAGAATGCTCTAACTTGATTAACAAGAAAGTAAAAAAAAGGGTTGTATGAACATAGAACACATGATCAATGTACGATCCGATCGTATATCGGCCTGGTCTAATGCTGAATAAATCTTGAAGCTTCAAAAAGTTGAAGAACCTTGACCTTGGATACAATGTGTAGACAATTTTCTAAAGGATAGTTTGAACTATTCAAGTCAAACATCAAACATACACATATAATAGGAATGATTCAATATTTCAAGATAAAGTTGTTTGGAACGTGTTGAAAAAACAAATGAACACTCAAAAACTAGTTAATGAAAACATATTCTTTTTAAATTCACTTGAAACTTATAAAGCAATTCAAGTTTTATAAAAGTGAGTCTAGACTTTAAATATCTATGGGAAGAATATTTTATACGATGATGGTTATGGACCAATCATTTAAAATAAAGTATAACTAAAAAACCATCTTTCCTACCTTGAGCGAAGTTTCCCTTGCATGTGCTTTAATACTCTTGTCCATTTGGCTTGGTCAAGTGACACATTTGCAATTTTTGTTTAGTGTTTTAAGTTATGATCAAAAGCAAATATCTAAATTTTGGCTTTTGTTACGGCTAAAAGTTTATCACTTCATTTTTCCGACTGTGGGTTAAATGATAATCGGTAATTTTGTTATTCATCGAGAGAGATCGAGAGAGAGGGAGGGacggagggagagagagagcatATACGTTTATGGGATTTTCTCAACCAATAGTTAAGATGTTTTAGGCGTCTTAATTTTTTAAATCACCCGAAACATGAAATAAAAATGACACGAAAATAATCaaattttttgttctttttttctCGTTTAATCAAACATGCCATGTGTGGATTGACTAGTTTAATAAACGGATCGTGTTGGAGTTGAGATACAATTAAACGGGTTGGCCCTTTAAACCTTAAGATAATCTAGTACACACTTTATAACTTGCAATATGATTCTGATTTTGATATTTTTAGAGGACCCGGGGTGGTATGAAAAAGTTCCGTGATGAACTTGAAAACGCCGTTATACACGGCCGCCGGTGGTGACCATCACGCGTGAATAAGAAAACGCGTTAAACACATCACGCGTTGAAGTTTATCAAATGAATGTGTATTACTTGTACATTGggtattaatacttgtacattggaatcccatcactagtgataccaccccccaacatttctatcactagtgatagaatattggttgTGCACATGGCATgacttgattggatagtgggagtgatagattctatcactagtgaaccacccctagtccccttaaCTTATATATTTACCCGTTTAACTCGTTTAGATAAAGGGATTACACTGATCGTGTTCACATTACACATTTATAAGCACAAAATAAACACACAACCCTGAATGCATCAACCCGACATGATTAACGCTTTAATTAGTTTGACATGCAAATGTAGATACAAAAGTTAATGAGATTTATAATTTACCTTTGTTGTATCAAACACGTGATTATATACAATACTAAGATAATCCTTAAAACATGTTGTGTTGACCTTTATTACAATATCAAGCCCTAAATTATATCATTAAGATCGCCTTGGTGAAAAGATGGGAAACCTAGTATCATATTTTGGTTCAATCGAGGAATCCTTGACTTTACAAGAGATGGTCGGGAAACGAATTCCCAACTTAGTTCGTAGAATTTGAaaagaaaatttttaaaataGACGGTTGTTATAAGATCATAAGAGCATACAAGGTCGGGAGAGGTCAACGAACCTCCACATCAGCGTAGCCTAGTGAACTGTACTCTCTCTCTTCTCCTACGAATTTCCCTTCTTTCTTTCTCCTTCCTCTTTCACGAGTCACACTATTGACGGGTGTCTGTCACGGATGGTTTATGACCACAGGCCGCAAGATTTTCCTCTCTCTTTCACGTATAGACTTCCTCTCTCTTTCTCATCAGCGTTCACCAATAAATGGTCCCAATCTCTAATATGGTCTAGCAAAAAAGAAAGTGTCGATAGTTGATCACTTGATCCTGGATAGTGGTTTAACATAGACACCTGTTTTGGAAGGATTGGTTGAATTTTATTTAATGATGGATAAAATAAAAGTCCAGCTGTTTATTTGGCATGCAAGACAGCATTTATTTGGCACTCGTGCGAACACATGACCCACACGTGGATGGGTATGCATGTGATAGCTGATTTATCGTCCTTATTCATTCTTCAAAGTCCAACCCAAATTTCAATTTCTCTTTTTCCATACGTATATTATTTATTGATTTTTGTTGTTTTGTatacaagaaaaaaaaacaagtttacCAACGGGTTATTTTTAATTGTTTAATTTTTTAGTTCACAAAAATACATTATGTAACCTTTATTAAAAATGGCAACAATTATATATACTTATAGTGTAACCTTTATTAAAAAACGCAACAATTATATATCCTTATATAGTAGAAAATTCAACTGCTTGAGTAGTTCAATATTAGCCTTCAAAGGACATTCTGGTGACACGGTGTCTCTTTTAtatttaaaagatgaaaaaaatCAAATTACGCAAAGTGTTAATATTGGTAGTTAATAAAGGTAGATTAACATTAAATCGTTTAAAAAACTAGTTCAATATGCATGGTAATAGTGTTTTACTCAAAAACTTCAAAGAAATATAAAAAAGACACTACTAAAATTTTCACAAATTACAAAGAATAACTACTATCAGAATCTGACTGACTCAGATACATTCATTTCAAAATCAATATTATGTTAAGAACTACAATAACCACGTGATGCACTTGTAccttttagttatatatataacaaaagaCGCTTCCATAACCACCTACGCTACATCTTACACTACGAACCCATACTTTCCGGTTTCTCAACATAATACTGGTTCCGAAAATAACAGGCACCATTTTATTAATCatatattatttaaatttatataaaCTTTATATAACCACAACctccactttctctctctatcctCACCCTGTCTATTTCACTCTATATCCTCATCATATCTACTCAAATCACACCAAAACTTCacaatacatacacacatacaaacACACACCTATATCCTCATACATATACAcacgtatgtatatatatacacacacacctaGAGAGAGAatatagagagagaagagagaaccAGAGGagaacatacatacacacatacaaacATTTGTCTCCTACAAACTTCGATTATTAACGAATAAACAGATCTGAATCCACAAAAGTTCCACTCAAATCTCAATCAGATCTTCATCAATTTCATCCGGTATGATTCATTTGacctaattattattattattcattcAAAATGTTGACTCAATATCTGATTTGACCATTAGGTTGTTTTCTACTTATTGGATTTTTCTTATTTGTTTGTTCATTAATCATTCTATTATTACTATAAGTTAATTAATTTTAACTGTTTGTGTTATTATTATCATCACATATTATTACTTGTTACTTGTTAGTCATAATAATAATCAATAATTGATAAttgataattaataattaataattgatTGATCAGTGAGAAGATATTGCAAATTGAggagaattagggtttgtgaACCAAGTGTTTGTGGATGTTGAGAGATGAGGGATGTTGGAACAATTGATGAGTATTTTAACAGCCTGCTGGTTTCCGGTGTCGGACCGGTATGATATCGGTCCGGAGAGTGTCGTCGGCCGGCAGGAAGGGCTTTTATGGTGTAAGGATTATGGGAAACATATCAATGGGGAGTACTCTATGGCTGTGGTTCAAGCCAATATGTTGCTTGAAGATCAGAGCCAGATTGAGTCCGGCTCGTTGAGCTTTAGTGATTCGGGTCCATACGGGACGTTTGTTGGAGTGTATGATGGTCATGGTGGACCGGAAACGTCGCGTTATGTTAATGATCATCTGTTTCAGAATCTCAAAAGTGAGTAATCAGTGGTTGAATCATAGTTTTAATTTCATCAAATTTCAATAATTTgtaatgtcttttttttttttttttgaattttttagggTTTGCTACAGAACAAAAATCAATGTCTATGGATGTGATCCGTAAAGCGTATCACGCAACAGAAGACGGGTTTTTATCGATTGTTGCTAAGCATTGGACGGTGAAACCGCAGTTAGCTGCTGTTGGAACTTGTTGTCTGGTTGGTGTTATTTGTGACGGGGTGCTTTACATTGCTAATGCTGGTGATTCTCGTGCTGTTTTGGGAAGAACCGTGAAGGCGACGGGGGAGGTTATCGGTATTCAATTATCGGTGGAGCATAACGCGAGTATCGAGTCGGTTAGACAAGAGCTTCATAGTTTGCATCCCGATGACCCGCAAATTGTGGTGTTGAAACATAACGTGTGGCGTGTAAAGGGGCTCATACAGGTACGGTTCATGTGCAAATTCAATTTATGAAGATAACAAACAATGACAAATTGGAATGTTATTGCAGATTTCAAGATCTATAGGTGATGTATACCTAAAAAAGGCGGAATTCAACAGGGAACCGTTGTACGCAAAGTTTCGTCTTCGTGACCCGATTCGGAGACCGATACTTACCGCTGACCCGTCAATATCCATGCATGAAATCCAACCGACCGATCAATTTATCATATTTGCATCCGATGGTCTCTGGGAGCATTTTAGCAATCAGGAGGCCGTCGATATAGTGCAGAATCACCCACGTAAAGTAAGTGTTTACACTTTGCACCAATGTGTGATTTTCGATAAAACATGTGAAGTACAACAGTTCGTTTTACATTTCAATTTCATGATCGGTCCGATATTAGACATGTTTAACATGCATAGTGTACTTTAGAGGTGGTTATATCAACACGTTTACTTATAAGTTGGTTGATTTGGGTTATGTTTTATTTCTAACGGGTTGAATAATAAAATTAGTTTTGGTCAACTGGGTCAAACAGGTTGaaagctgcccaagcgtatttTTAACGGATTCAATCCTCTTTAatcattttattttataaatcagATTACTACTAAAATAGTACTAACATGCTCCACAAATCGTCTTCTAAGAAAATATAAATATTACACGATAATTGTCAACCCAACTTGACCTGACACGCATTGGTGCATGCTATCAAGTACTCGTTTCGACCCATTACACAAATATCCAACTTAGCCATTTTGTATGTAGTGTATATATTCTTTTAGCAAAACTTGTATATCAGACGTGTGTGTTTTTTAATGAGCATGAGCTTGCTTTTTTGATGTAGGGAATTGCTAGAAGACTAGTGAAAACCGCCTTACAAGAGGCGGCAAAGAAGAGGGAGATGAGGTACACAGATTTGAAGAAAATCGACAGGGGAGTAAGGCGTCATTTCCACGACGACATTACAGTTGTAGTTATATTTCTAGATTCGAATCTAGTGAGTAAAGCAAGCTCATTAAAAGGTCCTACTTTGTCTCTTAGAGGTGGCGGCGTCAACCTCTCAGGGAAGGCGGCACCACCATCAATCGCCTAGGATCAGGTCGGCATCACTTACTCTTGCTATTCTTGATTACCAGTATGTGGTTGGATGGATTTGAGAGAAAGGTTAAAAAGGTAATTTTCCATCTCTAATTTTAATTCCATGATGTATAGGGAGTTATTTGAAGCTTATGTTATGTAAATCTTGTTCTTAGAAATTTATTTCTTTTTCTTAGAAatttatttctttttcttttttttattggcctgttaatttgaaaaaaaaagtgaATAAAAAGGTGTGTATAGGTCAACCCAATCTCTTTTGTTTGACACTAGAAATcacatgttttgacccgttatctAACTCAACCCAAGTATCTTACCGCCTCTGTTGTTTGCGTATATGTATTGTGTACCGCCTCATCTCTTGTGCCCGACTTaaacacacaactcgtataattgaTAAATCAGTTTTCTTTTACGATTTTGTATATCAATCATGAGGATGCTTAAAACGGTCATCCACACAAAGCATCTCGTCATCATCATTGAAAGAAAACGTTACCATCGGGTTCCAGACATCTCAAGGTCGCGCTTTGAAAGGATATCCGCTCCAAGTCTACATGATGTCTTTGAAACCCAATACCATCTGCACTTGCAAAAGTACAAAACTATCATGGTCCATCATCCCTTAGGCTagagggtgtggtataaagcccctagCGGCTTTATCACGCCACATCAGCGCCACGTAGGATCCATGTCACATAGGGGGGGTTTTAAAGCCCGTCcctttaacttgcatgcaatggtttaaagccccatttactgtatatataaaaaaagaaaaaaaaagaagaatcTGATTGGTTGAAAAGAATGGGCCCCACCTGCATAGGCTACTAACGCTCGTTAATGTGATAAAGCCCTCTCCGTAGGGATGTCAAGCCACACCATGTGGCTTTAGGGATGTCAAGCGAAACCCAGACCAAATAGACAAACACGAAATTCAAAACATTCAAAGCGGGTAATGAGGTGTGGATTGGGTATTTGATGActtttaaattcattttagaaGCATGGTATGAGGTGATACCCGGTTTAATTATCCAAAACATACATATCCAATACATTACTGGAACTGGAACGATACCcgtaattttttatttatttattttcttttttcctTGGATAATAGAGAATCTGTTGATCCAAActttttattttctaattttctTTGTGTAATAAAATTACATAAGACTAAAGATAAGAGACGATGTACAATGAGAGAAATTTCGTATCACATATTTGTTTTTCTCAATTTAAGAAGGGAAGAGTTTAGAGTTTGATGGTCTTTTCTCCCTTTAACTAGTTTCTTCcttgattttcaaacggctataacttttttatacgttaatatatttttttttaaattacagcGTATTAAcaagcatttcattctctttaattcgagcaacctattattataatattcttaaaaataatttacaagactttgaatacccattacgtgattttgaatacccgaTACATGACTACGTTTTATTTAAATAcatattacgtgattacacattcaacataATTCATTACGCATTCAATGTAAattcattacgtgattacacattcaatatgatttgttataactaaTGTTAATAAAATTATgcttattacgtgattacacattcaataataagaacttgattgtttatgttttattacgtgattaaatcTCTAATATACGACATTATTATAGGTTAGTTTGGCTAATGTTTTGAATATAATTTATCCTTAATACGTGATTATACCTGAAATTTTAGGTATTCCATATGAAATATTATGTATTACATGTTTGTTTATACGTAATTATGTAAGCACGAAATGAGTATTTAAAATCATGTAGTCATGTAATAATACATAGTCAACTAttgttacgtaattacgtaa from Helianthus annuus cultivar XRQ/B chromosome 7, HanXRQr2.0-SUNRISE, whole genome shotgun sequence includes the following:
- the LOC110899454 gene encoding probable protein phosphatase 2C 46 — encoded protein: MLEQLMSILTACWFPVSDRYDIGPESVVGRQEGLLWCKDYGKHINGEYSMAVVQANMLLEDQSQIESGSLSFSDSGPYGTFVGVYDGHGGPETSRYVNDHLFQNLKRFATEQKSMSMDVIRKAYHATEDGFLSIVAKHWTVKPQLAAVGTCCLVGVICDGVLYIANAGDSRAVLGRTVKATGEVIGIQLSVEHNASIESVRQELHSLHPDDPQIVVLKHNVWRVKGLIQISRSIGDVYLKKAEFNREPLYAKFRLRDPIRRPILTADPSISMHEIQPTDQFIIFASDGLWEHFSNQEAVDIVQNHPRKGIARRLVKTALQEAAKKREMRYTDLKKIDRGVRRHFHDDITVVVIFLDSNLVSKASSLKGPTLSLRGGGVNLSGKAAPPSIA